Genomic DNA from Pistricoccus aurantiacus:
CTCCAGGTGGATCAGCTTGCCGGTGGCGACATCCACGTTGATGCTGAAACCACGGCCTGCCCACCAGCCGTGGAATTCCGGGTTGACCCAGCGGTGCGGGTCGCCTTCACGGTCGGCGCAGCGCCTGCCCATTTCCGCGTAGATACGGTCCAGGTAGGGAACCACCAGCAGCGATACCGGATCGAGATCCATGGGCAAGGCGGTGGCCACCCCGGAAAGACTGGCCATGGAAGAAATCGGCTGGCCTTCGAAGTGAATGATGATCTCGTCGTCCCGGGCGGCCCAGGTCACCATCTGCAGCAGGTAGTCCGGATCGTTGTAGGCCCACATGGACAGGGCGCGAGCGGACTGGCAGGTAGGGTTGTTGCCCTGACCTACCCCCAGGGGAAGGCCGAGCATGCATAGCACGCCTTCGATCAGCCAGGCCTGTGGGGAAGCGGCCTCACCGAGGGCCAGGCTAAGACGTTGACGAGACCAGGCAGAAAGTTCGAGCCCCAACTGACGCCATAGCGCCGGCGCCACCGGGGGTTGATAGAGAATCCCGCGCTCGAGCATCAGGGCGAGACCATAGATGCCTTGGCAGGTTGGAGCGTGAATGCCTTGGTATACCAGCTCGTGAATCAGGTCGCGATAGCACAGCAGGCAGTCGCGGCCGGTGGAGGAGAGCCCCAGCGCCTCGGATACCAGCATGTCGCCCTGGTCATGCAAGTGTCGCAGCAGTACCGCATGATAGGGTGACACCAGACCGGTATCGTGCATGGCCCGAGCGAACCCGGTGGCTTCGTTCTGAAGCGCCGCCTGGTCCATGCAGGCAAGCCGTTCGGCATAAACATCGATGCCCGGATCCTCCCGGCAGGCCTGAGTCGGACCGAACAGGCTGCTCACCAGCCGATCCGCTCCCTGACCGCTGATGCCCAGGTCGATAGCGGGGTCCGCCTGGCATAGGGCGATCTGGGTGACCATGCGCTTGATGGCCCCCGTCTGAATCGGGCGCTGCTTGAGGATGCGCCAGATTTCCTCGATCAAGCGGTCGATGATGTGTTCGTAGCCGATGCGCGAGGCCAGGTGGCGAAACAGGATGCGCGGTATCTGCGCCAGTCGTCCTTGGGTTTCCCGCTCCGCTTCGCTGGGAGAATCGAACAGGAACGTCAGATTGACGGCCAAGGTCTGAGTCAGATAATGATGAGCCTGCTCCGCGGAAACCAGGGAATGAACATAGTCGCCTCGGGCCACCGCCAGCAGGCGCAGCTCGCTCAGGGTTTCGATCATCACGCTGTCGACGCTGGCGCTCTTCAACGCCTGGGAAGCCAGAGCGGGTACCAGGGCCTGGGGCGATTCCCAGTCGGAGCCTTCGAACATGCCGGACTGTTCCATGGCCTGGGCACGGCTTTCCAGAGCGTCGCAACCGCCCTCGACCAGCATCACGCGACGCGCGGTATCGAAGACACGACTGACCTTGGCGGGCTTGGAAAAGCATGGCGCATTGGCCAGGATCGCTACCGCGTCGTCGAGCTTGGCCAGCAAGCCATCCAGCTTGCTGGCGTCCACCTGGGGTGCGTTGTCGTCAGTCACCGTGACTCCTTGTCGTCATGACACGCACATGAGGGATGGCGCGAGGGTTATACATAGAAGTCCAGTTCTTCCTGATGCTTGAGCAGGTCGCGCATGGTATGCGGATCCTCGCCGAAGAAATAGATCAGCCCCCAATGGGTGCCGAAAGCGGTGCGTTTGGTCACCGTCTCTTCCAGCGGCGGGGTAAGTTCATGGGATTCGAAGTAGGGATGATCCTCGGTTTCCTCGGGCATTTCCAGCCGGCTGACCACGCGACGTCGCGGATAGACCCCGAAGCATCCCGCATGACCCTTGGCATCCACCACTTCCCTGGGGAAGAAGGCAGTGATTTCCTCTTCAGTGGTCTTGGGGTCGAAGGACAGGATCAAGCCTTGATAGGCGTTGAAGCCGTAGGCACGCTCAAGCAGCTCGAACACCTTGAAGCCCGGCGGACGATAGGCGACCTCACCGAAGTACATTTCTCCGTCGCTGGTGACGAAGTATTCCGGATGAATGAAGCCGAATTCGATATCGAAGGTCTTGATCAGCTTTTCGATCTGACGGGTGATCGCTTCACGGTATTTCTCGAGCTCCGGCGTCGCGGGCACGAACACGGAATAGCCCAGCGTCACGTATTCCGAGATATTCAGAAAGCGAATCTTGCCGTCGTGAACCCATGCTTCGACCGCGAATTCCCAGCCGTCCAGGTGGGACTCCATCAGTACCGGGAATTCTTCCTCCGGGATCGAGTCGATCTCGTCCGGGGTGCGGATGACCCGGTGACCCAGACACCCCGCCTTGTCGAAGGCCTTGAGGTGGATCGGGTCATTGGGGTCGCCGTCGAGCTTCAGCAGCGTCTGGTTGACCCGCTTGAGAAAGCGAATGACGTCACCTTTGTCGTGAGCTTCCTCGAAAATACCCACGCGGATACCGCCCAGCTGAGCGCGGCGTTTCATCAATGCCTTGTCCCGCAACAGCAGCGCCTGTCCGTAGAGCCGCGGGTTGTCCATCAGCACCGAGTTGATGGCACCGGCCCATTCCACGGTTTCCTCGAAAAGGGGAATGGCGACATCCACGCCCATTTCCTTGAGAGTTTCGGCGATTTCCATGGAGCGGTCGTTGAGCCGCTCGAAGTTCCAGGCGAGATAGGGAATATCGTGCTGCTTGCAATAATCCTCCGCCCAGTCCGGGGCTACGACCACGTAGCGCCGATCGAAGTTTTCCGCTGCCTCGACCGCGTTGAGACTCCAGCCAAGCAAGGCGATATATCCTTTGTTGGGATCTTTCTGCATGGTCATTTCCTTTCAGGGAGTGTTTGTCCAACTTACCGTCTTAAGCATAGTCTGAATAGTCGTGATCACGAATCGAGCAGGCTTGCGAGGGTCGAAAGGCGCTGTTATAGTGCCGTCGCTCTCGCGGCAAGTGCTTGAACGGACTGTCCTTGCACGGTTCAATGCGGTGAGAACTTAAAAAAATCGGTTATCGTTGAGACAGCATTTCATAGCCGAATGTTATGGTGGCCCTTGTCGGTCCTCCCGCAACGCGATACTGCAAACCCCGCCAGGCCCGGAAGGGAGCAACGGTAGTGGTGGATGCGTGTGCCGGGATGTGGCTGTCAGGGGCCGCCTCCATTTCCAGGAAGCGATCGCCGTTCCATGTATCTGCCAATAGGGACGGGTAATGGTCATGACGGAAGAATCGGTTCGCCACAATACAGCGAAGTCTCGCTACGAACTGGAAGTCGATGGCATGCTTGCCATCGCTACCTATTGGCGTGAAGGCAATATAATGACCTTCGATCACACCTTTGTGCCGCCGGCGCTCGAAGGTCGAGGCATCGGCTCCAGGCTTGTCGCCGGCGCGCTCGACGATGTGCGCCGCCAGGGTCGCAAATTCGTGCCCACCTGCAGCTTCGTCGTCGCCTATGCCAAACGACACCCAGAAACCCAGGATCTCCTGGCCGTTTGATCGCGGGGCTGGTCGTTTGATCGCGGGAAGAGTACTGCCGCGCTGTCTTGTATCCGGTCAGAGCGCTAGGCCAACAGATAAAGCATCGCAATCGTGCCCAATGCCGCCATGGCCAGTGCCAGCAGGTCCTCCTTCAACTGGGCGTTGTAAAACGATGCGCCAAGCTGCAGGAAGCCAAGGCTGGCCAGCATGGCGATCGTCAGTAAAGCGCTCTGGATGGTGGCGGTCAGGAGCATTGCGCCGCTCAACAGCACCAGTATCGCGATGGGCAAAAGACGGATCTTTTTCGAGGATCGACGCTTTTCTCGATTGGCCGATGAGTCGATGGGCTGAGCAAGCACCGTCATTCGTATTCTCCTTGACGTGAAGTAAAGCCGGCTTGTCAGCCTAGTTAGCATTTCTTAAAGAAAACTTACGGATTGACTTTTCTTCGCTATTTTTCCTTCAAGGTTGTCGGTGCGATGAAAAGTGGCGCGGCATTAGCGTCTCCCTGGCAGGCGTCGAAGGCGATACCGGGCGCCAGGGTCCAATACTCACCGTTTTGATGGCCCATATCGATCACCTGGGGGTCGTCCAGGCATTCGATTTCTTCGGCATTATCCCGCTCGATCAGCATCCAACGCTTATCCGGTGCCTGTTCGAGCCAGGCATAGGCGCGCTTCAGTTGCGCCTCCAGCGGGGTGTGATAGCCAAAATGCACGCTGGGCTGGCGGGCCTGCAGCAGAAACTCCTCGCCGAATGCCGGCAGGGCCAGCCAGGCGTCTTGGCCGGTCTGTTCGACAACGCGTTGCATCATGCCCCGGGGGGAGCGGGTATCGTTCATCTGCAGGTAGGCATCCGTCGACCACCAGCCCCAGAAGATCACGAACCAGAGCCCCAGCGCCGCAAGCCCACCACGGACACGCAGCCAGGCGAGCAGGGCGATGGCGGCGCAGCCGAGCAGACTCCAGCCCAGCCAGGGTGTGACCTGATACCGAACCGACAATTGCGCAAGAGCGGGCAGGCCCAGGGCGCCCAGGATGCCGGCGGCAAGAAAAATGCCCCCCAACGCGACAAGCACCAAGGTGCCCAGGCGGTTAGGGCCGATCTTGCCTAGCAGACCAGGGAACAGGGGCGCCAGGGCCAGTACCAGCAGTGGAATGGTGGGCAAGACATAGACCCCGCGTTTGCCCGGCGACCAGGAGAAGAACACCAGAATGGCGGTGATGCCGAATAGCGGCATGACAATTTTCGCATCGCCACGCCGCAGACGCCGCCACCAGGCGGGTAGCACCCAGGGCAGCAGGAGCACCAGCGGCATCCAGGCCCAGGGCAGCACCTCGACCAGGTAGTAGTACCAGGGCTTGAGATGATGCCAGGCGCTGGCGTAACGCTCCCCGGTCTGCTTGAAGAGGATATTGTCCCGATAGGCGGCCAGGCTGGGATCATCACTCAGGCTGGTGATCAGGATCATCGGCACCGCCCATAGAAGGAGCGTGCCGAGCAGGCAACCCAGCCCCAGGAGCAACGTTTTCATCTCCAGGCGCGTGGCGTGTCCTTGTCTGGCCAGCCACCACCAGGCCGGCAGCATCAGCAACGGTAGAAAGCCCACGCCCTTGGTCAAGATGCCCAGACCCATGGCGATACAGGCGAGATACCACCAGCCCCTGGAATCCCCCAGCAGCGCATGACGCATCAGCCCGTAGGCGCCCAGGGTGACGAAGAACGTCAGCAGCATGTCGATCTGCGCGGCCTTGGCCTGCAGCACGAACTGCAGGGTGGTCAGCAGGGCGAGCCCGGCGAGCATCGCGATGCGCTGACCATATAGTCGCCGAGTCAGGTCGACGATCAGCGCCAGGGTGCCGAGGGCGGCAAGCAGTGACGGCAGCAGGAAGCCCAAGCGCACCGAGCCGGTGGCCGCAATACCTAGCGCGGTGGCCCACATATAAAGCGGCGGTTTATCCGGATACAGTTCGCCTCCCCGGTGGGGTAGCCAGAGCTGGCCGGTGCGCAGCATTTCCAACGCATTGAGAGCGAAGCGCGGCTCGTCCGCGGGCCAGGGGTCCCGCAGGCCGATGCCAAGGGCGAGAAACGCACAGGCGAAAACGCCGAAGCCCAGCCATTGCCAGCGCGTCAATGGGGCATGCAGATAATTCGGGCGATACAGCATGAAAAAGGACCCTTGACGGTCAGGAAGCCGAACGGCGCTCTTGCGACTCCCGGCGCAGCAGCATCAGGTTGCGTGCGTAGATGAACAAGCCCGCCGCCTGCCCCAGGATAAACACCGGGTCCCGGCGGTAGATGGCATAAGCGAGCAAGGTGGCGCCACCGCCCAGGCTGAAGAACCAGAAGGCGATAGGAACCACGCTGCGTTTTGCCCGCTCGCTGGCCAGCCATTGCACGATGAAACGGGCGCTGAAGAGGCCTTGTCCAACAAAGCCAACGATCAGCCAGAGCGTTGCGGTCATGATACCTCCTGCCGGCGGATAGCCTGCCGATCCGGCTCGGCGTTTTCCGCTTCAGGCGCGACTTCCAGCGAGGCCGGCAGACTGCATCGCCGCTGCAGCCATAGCACCCCCAGCATATCCACCAGGCCGACCCAAAGCCGGTCGTGCAGACCGTACTTCGATTGACCGGCTCGGCGCGGGCGATGGTTGACGGATACGGACCGGCAGCGCCCGCCCTGGGCCTGCACGAGGGCGGGCAGGAAGCGGTGCATGTGATCGAAATAGGGCAGGGTCAGAAAGG
This window encodes:
- a CDS encoding ATP-grasp domain-containing protein, with translation MQKDPNKGYIALLGWSLNAVEAAENFDRRYVVVAPDWAEDYCKQHDIPYLAWNFERLNDRSMEIAETLKEMGVDVAIPLFEETVEWAGAINSVLMDNPRLYGQALLLRDKALMKRRAQLGGIRVGIFEEAHDKGDVIRFLKRVNQTLLKLDGDPNDPIHLKAFDKAGCLGHRVIRTPDEIDSIPEEEFPVLMESHLDGWEFAVEAWVHDGKIRFLNISEYVTLGYSVFVPATPELEKYREAITRQIEKLIKTFDIEFGFIHPEYFVTSDGEMYFGEVAYRPPGFKVFELLERAYGFNAYQGLILSFDPKTTEEEITAFFPREVVDAKGHAGCFGVYPRRRVVSRLEMPEETEDHPYFESHELTPPLEETVTKRTAFGTHWGLIYFFGEDPHTMRDLLKHQEELDFYV
- a CDS encoding GNAT family N-acetyltransferase, with protein sequence MTEESVRHNTAKSRYELEVDGMLAIATYWREGNIMTFDHTFVPPALEGRGIGSRLVAGALDDVRRQGRKFVPTCSFVVAYAKRHPETQDLLAV
- a CDS encoding glycosyltransferase family 39 protein: MLYRPNYLHAPLTRWQWLGFGVFACAFLALGIGLRDPWPADEPRFALNALEMLRTGQLWLPHRGGELYPDKPPLYMWATALGIAATGSVRLGFLLPSLLAALGTLALIVDLTRRLYGQRIAMLAGLALLTTLQFVLQAKAAQIDMLLTFFVTLGAYGLMRHALLGDSRGWWYLACIAMGLGILTKGVGFLPLLMLPAWWWLARQGHATRLEMKTLLLGLGCLLGTLLLWAVPMILITSLSDDPSLAAYRDNILFKQTGERYASAWHHLKPWYYYLVEVLPWAWMPLVLLLPWVLPAWWRRLRRGDAKIVMPLFGITAILVFFSWSPGKRGVYVLPTIPLLVLALAPLFPGLLGKIGPNRLGTLVLVALGGIFLAAGILGALGLPALAQLSVRYQVTPWLGWSLLGCAAIALLAWLRVRGGLAALGLWFVIFWGWWSTDAYLQMNDTRSPRGMMQRVVEQTGQDAWLALPAFGEEFLLQARQPSVHFGYHTPLEAQLKRAYAWLEQAPDKRWMLIERDNAEEIECLDDPQVIDMGHQNGEYWTLAPGIAFDACQGDANAAPLFIAPTTLKEK
- a CDS encoding lipid-A-disaccharide synthase N-terminal domain-containing protein, with translation MTATLWLIVGFVGQGLFSARFIVQWLASERAKRSVVPIAFWFFSLGGGATLLAYAIYRRDPVFILGQAAGLFIYARNLMLLRRESQERRSAS